A portion of the Carya illinoinensis cultivar Pawnee chromosome 11, C.illinoinensisPawnee_v1, whole genome shotgun sequence genome contains these proteins:
- the LOC122281759 gene encoding uncharacterized protein LOC122281759 isoform X2, with protein MGDHVVLCVDGHVKSENLHSVQGAEGVPGSSGEGSGSHPAHPPTCTIDVERVGEHGVSEEEEEPLIQSVECRICQEEDSVKNLEVPCSCSGSLKFAHRKCVQRWCNEKGDITCEICHQPYQPGYTAPPPPPHSEDTSIDISEGWTISGTPLDLHDPRLLAMAAAEQHLLEAEYDEYADTSAGGATFCRSAAIILMALLLLRHALSLASADGDDDASAFFSIFLLRAAGFLLPCYIMAWAISILQRRRQRQEAAALAGTEVAAFMLQAGQRRSLQFTLAPGPAVIPHQEPLQ; from the exons ATGGGTGACCATGTGGTTTTGTGTGTTGATGGCCATGTTAAGTCCGAGAATTTGCATTCAGTGCAAGGGGCTGAGGGAGTCCCAGGATCTTCTGGAGAGGGTTCTGGCTCACATCCTGCTCATCCACCCACTTGCACTATTGATGTTGAGAGAGTTGGGGAACATGGTGTgtctgaagaagaagaagaaccactGATTCAGTCCGTGGAATGTCGTATCTGCCAGGAGGAGGACAGCGTTAAAAATTTGGAGGTCCCTTGTTCTTGCAGTGGTAGTTTGAag TTTGCTCATAGAAAATGTGTTCAGCGATGGTGCAATGAGAAGGGAGATATTACTTGTGAGATATGTCATCAG CCTTACCAACCTGGCTATACTGCCCCACCACCTCCACCTCACTCTGAAGATACTTCAATTGATATAAG TGAGGGTTGGACGATTTCTGGTACACCTTTGGATTTGCATGACCCTCGACTATTGGCAATGGCGGCAGCGGAACAACATCTTTTGGAGGCCGAGTATGATGAATATGCGGATACCAGTGCTGGTGGTGCTACATTTTGCCGCTCTGCTGCTATAATT TTAATGGCTCTTCTGCTGTTAAGGCATGCTCTATCCCTCGCCAGTGCTGATGGAGATGATGATGCTTCCGCCTTTTTCTCT ATTTTCTTACTTCGGGCTGCTGGCTTTCTTCTGCCATGTTACATTATGGCATGGGCCATCAGTATATTACAGCGACGTAGGCAAAGACAG GAAGCAGCAGCACTTGCAGGAACTGAAGTTGCTGCATTTATGCTGCAGGCTGGACAACGTCGGAGCTTGCAGTTCACCCTAGCACCTGGACCTGCAGTGATTCCTCATCAAGAACCACTTCAATGA
- the LOC122281759 gene encoding uncharacterized protein LOC122281759 isoform X1 — protein sequence MGDHVVLCVDGHVKSENLHSVQGAEGVPGSSGEGSGSHPAHPPTCTIDVERVGEHGVSEEEEEPLIQSVECRICQEEDSVKNLEVPCSCSGSLKFAHRKCVQRWCNEKGDITCEICHQPYQPGYTAPPPPPHSEDTSIDISEGWTISGTPLDLHDPRLLAMAAAEQHLLEAEYDEYADTSAGGATFCRSAAIILMALLLLRHALSLASADGDDDASAFFSVLQIFLLRAAGFLLPCYIMAWAISILQRRRQRQEAAALAGTEVAAFMLQAGQRRSLQFTLAPGPAVIPHQEPLQ from the exons ATGGGTGACCATGTGGTTTTGTGTGTTGATGGCCATGTTAAGTCCGAGAATTTGCATTCAGTGCAAGGGGCTGAGGGAGTCCCAGGATCTTCTGGAGAGGGTTCTGGCTCACATCCTGCTCATCCACCCACTTGCACTATTGATGTTGAGAGAGTTGGGGAACATGGTGTgtctgaagaagaagaagaaccactGATTCAGTCCGTGGAATGTCGTATCTGCCAGGAGGAGGACAGCGTTAAAAATTTGGAGGTCCCTTGTTCTTGCAGTGGTAGTTTGAag TTTGCTCATAGAAAATGTGTTCAGCGATGGTGCAATGAGAAGGGAGATATTACTTGTGAGATATGTCATCAG CCTTACCAACCTGGCTATACTGCCCCACCACCTCCACCTCACTCTGAAGATACTTCAATTGATATAAG TGAGGGTTGGACGATTTCTGGTACACCTTTGGATTTGCATGACCCTCGACTATTGGCAATGGCGGCAGCGGAACAACATCTTTTGGAGGCCGAGTATGATGAATATGCGGATACCAGTGCTGGTGGTGCTACATTTTGCCGCTCTGCTGCTATAATT TTAATGGCTCTTCTGCTGTTAAGGCATGCTCTATCCCTCGCCAGTGCTGATGGAGATGATGATGCTTCCGCCTTTTTCTCT GTTTTACAGATTTTCTTACTTCGGGCTGCTGGCTTTCTTCTGCCATGTTACATTATGGCATGGGCCATCAGTATATTACAGCGACGTAGGCAAAGACAG GAAGCAGCAGCACTTGCAGGAACTGAAGTTGCTGCATTTATGCTGCAGGCTGGACAACGTCGGAGCTTGCAGTTCACCCTAGCACCTGGACCTGCAGTGATTCCTCATCAAGAACCACTTCAATGA